The Pseudomonas asiatica genome has a segment encoding these proteins:
- a CDS encoding ABC transporter permease: MNGVLSRNRRWLRGPLCGPIATQGRSYKGLAYLVPAAIAVLWVVASREHWMSEQILPAPALVWQSAVEFGSGELWGHLGISLQRLFWGLAVGIGSGLLLGVWLGASRRAQTLVLPTFVALAQIPTLAWIPLFMLFFGIGELLKLVVLVKAVVVPVTLHTLVGVRDAQPKLREAAAVLRLPRHLMFLRLLLPAALPAFLTGVRLALATGWTSLLAVELLASSEGIGYLMVWGRQLFMLDLVLLCILVIGLVGALLERGFSALEKRLLYWPQAATGEQHRGPVPRGWQSLLLPLALLALWQASSSFGWVDSNILTSPLEVLRTLLTGLADGSLPQALLLSLQRALAGLLLGGSAGLLVGLLLGLSANAEGIFGPSLSALRQVALFAWVPLLTAWFGLGEGAKQVFVGMAAFFPLLIATQRGIASLSPQLGEAARTLRLNLWQRLRLLVLPGAAPAIFAGLRLSLIYAWLGTIGAEYFMPSDGGIASLMIGAQQLFRMDQVMAAMLLIGLVGALLGTLGQRLESRATRWRTA, encoded by the coding sequence ATGAATGGAGTTCTGAGCAGGAATCGGAGGTGGCTCCGGGGGCCGCTGTGCGGCCCTATCGCGACACAAGGCCGCTCCTACAAAGGCCTCGCATACCTGGTGCCTGCAGCAATTGCCGTGCTGTGGGTAGTGGCCAGCCGGGAGCACTGGATGAGCGAGCAGATCCTGCCGGCGCCAGCATTGGTGTGGCAGAGCGCGGTGGAGTTTGGCTCCGGCGAGCTGTGGGGGCACCTGGGGATAAGCTTGCAGCGGTTGTTCTGGGGGCTGGCGGTCGGCATCGGCAGCGGGTTGCTGCTGGGGGTCTGGCTGGGTGCTTCGCGGCGGGCGCAGACGCTGGTGCTGCCGACCTTCGTGGCGCTGGCACAGATTCCTACCCTGGCCTGGATCCCGTTGTTCATGCTGTTCTTCGGGATCGGCGAGTTGCTCAAGCTGGTGGTGCTGGTGAAAGCCGTGGTGGTCCCCGTTACCTTGCACACGCTGGTCGGTGTACGTGATGCCCAGCCCAAGCTGCGAGAGGCCGCTGCAGTGCTGCGCCTGCCTCGCCATCTAATGTTCCTGCGCCTGCTGCTTCCGGCTGCCCTGCCCGCCTTCCTCACCGGCGTACGCCTGGCCCTGGCCACCGGCTGGACCTCGCTACTGGCGGTCGAACTGCTGGCCTCCAGCGAAGGGATTGGCTACCTGATGGTGTGGGGACGGCAGCTGTTCATGCTCGACCTGGTGCTGCTGTGCATCCTGGTGATCGGCCTGGTCGGCGCACTGCTGGAGCGCGGCTTCTCGGCCCTGGAAAAGCGCCTGCTGTACTGGCCGCAAGCGGCCACAGGGGAGCAGCACCGTGGCCCCGTGCCGCGGGGTTGGCAAAGCCTGCTGCTGCCACTGGCACTGTTGGCCCTGTGGCAGGCCAGCAGCAGCTTTGGCTGGGTCGACAGCAACATCCTGACCTCGCCACTTGAAGTGTTGCGCACCCTGCTGACCGGCCTGGCCGATGGTTCGCTGCCGCAAGCCTTGCTGCTGAGCCTGCAGCGCGCTTTGGCCGGCTTGCTGCTGGGCGGTAGCGCTGGCCTGCTGGTCGGTTTGCTGTTGGGGCTTTCGGCCAATGCCGAAGGTATCTTCGGGCCCAGCCTGTCGGCCTTGCGTCAGGTGGCGTTGTTTGCCTGGGTGCCGCTGCTCACAGCCTGGTTCGGCCTGGGTGAAGGGGCCAAGCAGGTATTCGTCGGCATGGCTGCGTTCTTCCCGTTGCTGATCGCCACCCAGCGCGGTATCGCCAGCCTCTCGCCGCAGCTGGGTGAAGCCGCGCGCACCCTGCGCCTGAACCTGTGGCAACGCCTGCGCCTGCTGGTGCTGCCCGGCGCAGCCCCGGCCATTTTTGCCGGCCTGCGCCTGTCGCTGATCTACGCCTGGCTGGGCACCATCGGTGCCGAATACTTCATGCCCTCGGACGGTGGCATCGCCAGCCTGATGATCGGCGCCCAGCAACTGTTCCGCATGGACCAGGTAATGGCCGCCATGCTGCTGATCGGCCTGGTAGGCGCCCTGCTCGGCACCCTTGGACAACGCCTCGAATCGCGCGCCACGCGCTGGAGAACCGCATGA
- a CDS encoding ABC transporter substrate-binding protein produces the protein MKTPLRHLITALGLAFTLSAHAAEPAKPASIRIAVPDLSAGSKPSAGGVVDVLRDQQLLEKEFAKDNIRIDWHFFKGAGPVVNEALANGQADFAYLGDLAAIVGKANGLDTRVLSAGVRGVKSYLGVVPGSGIKTLHDLKGKRVAVFRGTANQLSFASALASQGLSERELKVINLDFNAANAALAAKQIDATWGLSNLLSLRERGLVELPVNSRDLEGAGSTQAVLLGTGDFIRKYPELVQRLVNAQQQASAWLRDEHNREAYVELVASNANWPRSILNDDLAKEDLAHYFDPRLDAEFVGQLQQGVDLATKERLIRRGFQVADWIEPRFLDAALQQKQAVQAAR, from the coding sequence ATGAAAACCCCGCTGCGCCACCTGATCACCGCCCTTGGGCTGGCCTTCACCCTCAGCGCCCACGCAGCTGAACCGGCCAAGCCAGCAAGCATCCGCATCGCCGTGCCCGACCTCAGCGCGGGCAGCAAGCCCAGCGCCGGTGGCGTGGTCGACGTGCTGCGTGACCAGCAACTGCTGGAGAAGGAATTCGCCAAGGACAACATTCGCATCGACTGGCACTTCTTCAAGGGCGCCGGGCCGGTGGTGAACGAAGCGCTGGCCAACGGCCAGGCCGATTTCGCCTACCTCGGCGACCTGGCCGCCATCGTCGGCAAGGCCAATGGCCTGGACACCCGCGTGCTGTCGGCGGGGGTACGTGGGGTGAAGAGCTACCTGGGCGTGGTGCCCGGTTCCGGCATCAAGACCCTGCACGACCTCAAAGGCAAGCGCGTGGCGGTGTTCCGTGGCACCGCCAACCAGCTGTCGTTCGCCAGCGCCCTGGCCAGCCAGGGGCTTAGCGAGCGCGAGCTGAAGGTGATCAACCTGGACTTCAACGCCGCCAATGCCGCACTGGCCGCCAAGCAGATCGACGCCACCTGGGGCCTGTCCAACCTGCTGTCGCTGCGCGAGCGCGGGCTGGTCGAGCTACCGGTCAACTCGCGTGACCTGGAAGGTGCCGGCAGTACCCAGGCGGTACTGCTGGGCACTGGCGATTTCATCCGCAAATACCCCGAGCTGGTGCAGCGCCTGGTCAATGCCCAGCAACAGGCCAGCGCCTGGCTGCGCGACGAACACAACCGCGAGGCCTATGTCGAGCTGGTGGCCAGCAATGCCAATTGGCCGCGCAGCATCCTCAACGACGACCTGGCCAAGGAAGACCTGGCCCATTACTTCGATCCACGGCTGGACGCCGAATTCGTCGGCCAGCTGCAACAGGGCGTGGACCTGGCCACCAAGGAGCGCCTGATCCGTCGTGGCTTCCAGGTGGCCGACTGGATCGAACCACGCTTCCTCGATGCCGCCCTGCAACAGAAGCAGGCCGTGCAGGCCGCCCGCTGA